In Streptomyces sp. NBC_01426, one genomic interval encodes:
- the hemC gene encoding hydroxymethylbilane synthase, which translates to MNTRPDQPLRLGTRRSKLAMSQSGHVAEAVRAVTGRPVELVEITTYGDVSREHLAQIGGTGVFVTALRDALVRGEVDFAVHSLKDLPTAQPEELVIAAMPRREDVRDALVARDGLAFEQLPDGARIGTGSPRRTALLNAYARSLGKVIETVPIRGNVDTRIGFVRDGELDAVVLAAAGLNRLGRGDEATDLLSVDNVLPAPGQGALAVECLASATDLIAALGELDDSYTRAAVTAERSLLAALEAGCSAPVGALADLLADGQVVNEMRLRGVVGTLDGSTLVQLSTTGPVPQSHDEAMALGRELADEMLAKGAAGLMGERSL; encoded by the coding sequence ATGAACACACGTCCCGACCAGCCCCTCCGGCTTGGCACGCGACGCAGCAAGTTGGCCATGTCCCAGTCCGGGCACGTCGCCGAGGCGGTGCGGGCGGTCACCGGCCGGCCCGTCGAGCTCGTGGAGATCACGACCTACGGTGACGTGTCCCGCGAGCACCTCGCGCAGATCGGCGGCACCGGCGTGTTCGTCACGGCGCTGCGCGACGCCCTCGTGCGGGGCGAGGTCGACTTCGCGGTGCACTCGCTGAAGGACCTGCCGACCGCGCAGCCCGAGGAACTGGTCATCGCGGCGATGCCGCGGCGGGAGGACGTGCGCGACGCGCTCGTCGCCCGTGACGGCCTGGCCTTCGAGCAACTGCCCGACGGCGCGCGGATCGGTACCGGTTCGCCGCGGCGCACGGCGCTGCTCAACGCGTACGCCAGGAGCCTGGGCAAGGTCATCGAGACGGTCCCCATCCGCGGGAACGTCGACACCCGGATCGGCTTCGTGCGCGACGGGGAACTCGACGCCGTCGTCCTCGCCGCCGCCGGGCTGAACCGGCTCGGCCGCGGTGACGAGGCGACCGACCTGCTGTCCGTGGACAACGTGCTGCCCGCACCCGGCCAGGGAGCCCTGGCCGTGGAGTGCCTCGCGTCCGCCACGGACCTCATCGCCGCCCTCGGTGAACTCGACGACTCGTACACGCGAGCCGCCGTGACCGCCGAAAGGTCTCTGCTCGCCGCCCTGGAGGCCGGCTGCAGCGCGCCCGTGGGCGCGCTCGCCGACCTGTTGGCCGACGGGCAGGTTGTCAATGAAATGCGCCTGCGCGGTGTCGTCGGAACGCTCGACGGCTCGACGCTCGTGCAGCTGTCCACCACCGGTCCCGTGCCCCAGTCTCACGACGAGGCCATGGCGCTCGGACGCGAACTCGCGGACGAGATGCTGGCCAAGGGCGCGGCCGGTCTGATGGGGGAGCGATCCCTTTGA
- a CDS encoding glutamyl-tRNA reductase, which produces MSLLVVGLSHRSAPVSVLERASLSADAKVKLLHDTLAAEPATEATVLATCNRIELYADVDKFHAGVAELSTLLAQHSGVALEELTPYLYVHYEDRAVHHLFSVACGLDSMVVGEGQILGQIKDALALGQEQHTAGRLINDLFQQALRVGKRAHSETGIDRAGQSLVTFGLEQLAVHEPVDRWAAGKRALVIGAGSMSSLAAATLARVGIAEIMVANRTVERAERLAEILVASGTGVAARAVPMTRVADELTRVDVVVSCTGATGLVLTGDDVADALSKGSAPIPAPQAPVDQGGSPMTSGGRGSAPAPVSAPPGGTRSGGVSVPAQDGLASAEVLARLVAAAEGGRRLADAGAARTLTAVAERDDCPLGLDAPTSDGRSALTGVDANALELHGTWADQGEAAAQRQPRRSRPAVVNGATVRLALLDLAMPRDIDAAVHRVPGVRLVDIESLAEASADAPMAADVDAVRAIVAEEVAAFGAAQRAAHITPTVVALRAMAAEVVAMEVARLDGRVPDLDERQRAEVTQTVRRVVDKLLHAPTVRVKQLASEPGGAGYAEALRELFDLDPQTVASVSRADAADPKNDDPGRAS; this is translated from the coding sequence ATGAGTCTGCTCGTCGTAGGGCTGAGCCACCGCAGCGCACCGGTCAGCGTGCTGGAGCGGGCCTCCCTGTCCGCCGATGCCAAGGTGAAGCTGCTGCACGACACCCTCGCCGCCGAACCGGCGACCGAGGCGACCGTGCTGGCCACCTGCAACCGGATCGAGCTGTACGCGGACGTGGACAAGTTCCACGCCGGTGTCGCCGAGCTGTCCACGCTGCTCGCGCAGCACAGCGGGGTGGCCCTGGAAGAGCTCACCCCCTATCTCTACGTGCACTACGAGGACCGGGCGGTGCACCACCTGTTCTCGGTGGCGTGCGGGCTGGACTCGATGGTCGTCGGCGAGGGGCAGATCCTCGGCCAGATCAAGGACGCGCTGGCGCTGGGGCAGGAGCAGCACACCGCCGGGCGGCTGATCAACGACCTGTTCCAGCAGGCGCTGCGGGTCGGCAAGCGGGCGCACTCGGAGACCGGGATCGACCGGGCCGGGCAGTCGCTGGTGACCTTCGGGCTGGAGCAGTTGGCCGTCCACGAGCCGGTGGACCGTTGGGCCGCGGGCAAGCGGGCGCTGGTGATCGGCGCCGGTTCGATGTCCTCGCTGGCCGCCGCGACGCTGGCACGGGTCGGGATCGCCGAGATCATGGTGGCGAACCGGACCGTCGAGCGGGCGGAGCGTTTGGCCGAGATTCTGGTTGCCTCGGGCACCGGGGTGGCGGCCCGCGCGGTGCCGATGACGCGTGTGGCGGATGAGCTGACACGTGTTGACGTGGTCGTGTCCTGCACCGGGGCCACCGGACTGGTACTGACCGGCGACGACGTCGCGGACGCGCTGTCCAAGGGCTCCGCCCCGATCCCCGCGCCGCAGGCGCCGGTGGATCAGGGTGGTTCCCCGATGACGTCCGGTGGGCGGGGTTCCGCCCCGGCTCCGGTTTCCGCTCCCCCTGGGGGGACGCGGTCGGGCGGCGTTTCGGTTCCCGCGCAGGACGGGCTCGCCAGTGCCGAGGTCCTGGCGCGGCTGGTGGCCGCCGCCGAGGGCGGGCGGCGGCTGGCGGACGCCGGGGCCGCGCGGACCCTGACGGCGGTCGCCGAGCGCGACGACTGCCCGCTGGGCCTGGACGCGCCGACCTCCGACGGGCGTTCCGCGCTCACCGGGGTCGACGCCAACGCCCTCGAACTGCACGGCACCTGGGCCGACCAGGGCGAGGCGGCCGCCCAGCGGCAGCCCCGCCGGAGCCGGCCGGCCGTCGTGAACGGCGCGACCGTACGGCTCGCGCTCCTCGACCTGGCCATGCCGCGCGACATCGACGCCGCCGTGCACCGTGTCCCCGGGGTACGCCTCGTGGACATCGAATCGCTCGCCGAGGCCTCCGCCGACGCGCCGATGGCCGCCGACGTGGACGCCGTGCGCGCGATCGTCGCGGAGGAGGTGGCCGCGTTCGGGGCCGCCCAGCGGGCCGCGCACATCACGCCCACCGTCGTCGCGCTGCGCGCCATGGCCGCCGAGGTGGTGGCGATGGAAGTGGCCCGGCTCGACGGCCGGGTGCCCGACCTCGACGAGCGGCAGCGCGCCGAGGTCACCCAGACCGTGCGCCGCGTCGTCGACAAGCTCCTCCACGCGCCGACCGTGCGCGTCAAGCAGCTCGCCAGTGAGCCCGGCGGCGCCGGGTACGCCGAGGCGCTGCGCGAACTCTTCGACCTCGACCCTCAGACGGTGGCCTCCGTCAGCCGGGCGGACGCGGCCGATCCGAAGAACGACGACCCAGGACGGGCATCATGA